The following nucleotide sequence is from Nitrospira sp..
GGCCTCCCAAAGCCGAGCCTGTCACCGTACCGACCTTAACGGCTGCGCAGACTGCCACGCTCGAAATTTACGACACGACGTTGCGCGACGGTGCTCAGGCGGAAGACGTAAGTTTCTCCGTCGAAGACAAGATCCGTATCGCGCAGCAACTGGATGATCTTGGCGTACAGTACATCGAGGGGGGATGGCCGGGCGCCAATCCCAAGGACATCGAATTCTTTCGACAGATCAAAACCCTGCCATTTCGTCATGCGACGGTGGTCGCGTTCGGCTCGACGCGGAAGGCCAGCAACCCGGTTCGCCAGGACAGAAACCTCCAGGCGTTGCTTGCGTCCGAGATGCAGACCATTACGCTGTTCGGCAAGAGCTGGTCGTTTCAGGTAACGGATGCACTGAACATCTCGCTCGCCAAGAATCTGGAATTGATTGAGGACTCCATTCATTATTTGCGTTCGAAGGGGCGCCGCGTTTTCTATGACGCCGAGCATTTCTTCGACGGCTATAAGGCCAACCCGGAGTACGCCCTGCAGACCATACGGCGAGCCATCGCCGGTGGAGCCGAGCGCGTGGTCCTGTGCGATACCAACGGCGGCACCATGCCGTGGGAAATTCGCGAAATCTGTCGCGTGGTCAAGCAGGAGTGCCCGGTGCCGCTGGGGATTCACGCACACAATGACAGCGAAATGGCCGTCGCCAATTCGCTTGTGGCGGTCGAATCCGGCATCCTGCAGGTCCAAGGAACGATCAACGGCATCGGCGAACGCTGCGGGAACGCCAACCTGTGTTCGATCATCCCCAACTTGCAACTGAAGATGCAGCGTCCTGCGCTGGGGAAAAATCTTACGCGTCTCAAGGATGTCTCGGGGTTTGTCACGGAAATCGCCAATTTGATGCCCAACAAGCACCAGCCGTACGTGGGGGATGCGGCGTTCGCACACAAGGGTGGGGTGCATATCCATGCGGTGTTGAAGAACGCCGCCACCTATGAGCACATCGACCCGGAAGAAGTCGGGAACCGCCGAAGAATTCTCGTTTCGGATTATGCGGGACGGAGCGGACTGCTCCAAAAGGTGGAGGCCTACGGTATTTCCCTGGACAAGAATCACGCGAAGCTTCAGGAGCTGGTTGAAACGCTGAAGGAGCGAGAAAGTCAGGGCTATCAGTTCGAAGGCGCGGAAGGCTCGTTCGAACTGTTGATGCGCAAGGCGATGGGTCATCATCGTCCGTCGTTTGAGTTGCTGGGCTTTCGGGTCATCGTGGAGAAGAAGCAGGAACAGGGGCTGTTGTTGTCGGAAGCGACCGTGATGGTGAAGGTGGGTCATGTCGTGGAACACACAGCCGCCGTCGGGACCGGCCCTGTGAACGCACTCGACCATGCGCTGCGAAAGGCGTTGGAAAAGTTTTATCCGCAACTTCGCGAGGTGAAGCTGCTGGATTACAAGGTGCGGGTGTTGTCTGCCAGCGAAGGGACAGAATCCAAGGTGCGGGTCCTGATCGAATCGGGTGATCATAAAGAGAAATGGGGAACAGTCGGCGTGTCGGAGAACATTATGGAGGCCAGCTGGCAGGCCTTGGCTGACAGTATTGAGTATAAATTGTTGCTCGCGGATCGGTAGGTCTCGACCCCCGAGAGGTGCACATAGTCCTTGACAGGGCAGGTAACCTCACGTAACTTATGGGAAAATTCTTTTCTTGGACGCTCGACACCAAGAAAGACTTCCTAAGGAACGACTCTAGTGGACGGCGGGGGGAGAGGCATGAGAAAGGCGGATATTGCGAACGAAATCTTCAAACAGGTTGGCGTGTCCAAGAACGATGCGGCTGATATCGTCGAGCTCGTACTCAACCTGCTGAAGGAAGTGTTGCAGAAAGGCGATGCGGTCAAGATCGCCGGATTTGGAAATTTCGTGGTTCGGAGCAAAGGAGCCCGCAAGGGACGGAACCCCCGCACGGGTGAAGAGATCGGGATCACT
It contains:
- a CDS encoding citramalate synthase; amino-acid sequence: MYDTTLRDGAQAEDVSFSVEDKIRIAQQLDDLGVQYIEGGWPGANPKDIEFFRQIKTLPFRHATVVAFGSTRKASNPVRQDRNLQALLASEMQTITLFGKSWSFQVTDALNISLAKNLELIEDSIHYLRSKGRRVFYDAEHFFDGYKANPEYALQTIRRAIAGGAERVVLCDTNGGTMPWEIREICRVVKQECPVPLGIHAHNDSEMAVANSLVAVESGILQVQGTINGIGERCGNANLCSIIPNLQLKMQRPALGKNLTRLKDVSGFVTEIANLMPNKHQPYVGDAAFAHKGGVHIHAVLKNAATYEHIDPEEVGNRRRILVSDYAGRSGLLQKVEAYGISLDKNHAKLQELVETLKERESQGYQFEGAEGSFELLMRKAMGHHRPSFELLGFRVIVEKKQEQGLLLSEATVMVKVGHVVEHTAAVGTGPVNALDHALRKALEKFYPQLREVKLLDYKVRVLSASEGTESKVRVLIESGDHKEKWGTVGVSENIMEASWQALADSIEYKLLLADR
- a CDS encoding integration host factor subunit alpha codes for the protein MRKADIANEIFKQVGVSKNDAADIVELVLNLLKEVLQKGDAVKIAGFGNFVVRSKGARKGRNPRTGEEIGITPRRVVTFRPSQVFKKYVNS